The sequence ttttcgatCCCCTATATCTCAAAATCTGCGAAAAAGACAATTCCACAAATCGTCCCATAACACATCTACATGTTATATCATCCACTCATTGTTACACATTAGATACTGTACGTTTAATACGCTCaaattttatatcgatatattaaatttattatatattaaatttctatagatTTAATAGCCTCCTGCGCGATTAAGGAAATATTATTAATGGAATTTTACAAGGCataaattcttataaattatccATGTTGATAAATTTTCTTACAGATATAACGATAACagatcaaatgaaattttacgaacaatttttatgGTTTATAAATCGTCCGATTATCATATTCAACGCgaaactataaaattataaaagctaAGTACGTAACTTGCAACTTGTAACGTGCAAGACGGCACCTGGTATAAAACTAATTATATTTTAGCTTTAAAGTAAAATAGCTAATAAGCTCGATCAGATAATTTGTTTTCTGATAATTATAGAATCATATAATAAGGTCGATAACAAAATTATCAATCGTAACGAAGCAACATTTTTTAAACGACAAAATTCTTCTCTCCCCTAGGTACTAAGAATGTTTCTTCTTCTGTGCTTGCCCTTGGTGCTAGCGACGCCACTGAATCCAACCCTAGAGGGGTACAACTTGGAACTGGTGGATGGTATCCTGAAAGACGTACAATTCCGTGACAAACTCATCGACGAGCTGGATTTATCCGGCTTAGGGATTCTTCGCTTAGAAAAGAACGCTTTCGACAACGTACCGTCTCTAAAATCCTTGAACTTGGCCAATAACTCGCTCGAATCGCTTCCACAATTCATGTTCTCCAATCTGACAAACTTAGAATACTTATCCTTAGCGCAGAACAACTTAACCAGCCTTGAAAATTTGTTCATCCGCTTGGAGAAGCTTCAGGTGTTGAACATTTCCTGCAACCCCATAATACACCTTCGCAGAGGACATTTGTTCGGTCTAACGAAATCCACCAGCATATTAACGGAAGGAAACGTTCTTTGGAGCATAAGCACGGGGACATTCACGAATTCATTCCTGAAAGACGACGAAGAGTTGAAATACTTGGAGAAGGTGAAGGCTGAGGAATATATCGAACAACCCAACGACGGAATagaaaaagagatagaaaaGGCGACAGACAGTAACGTGTTAAAGGATTTCGCGCCATCCACGAAATCGTCGATAAAGAAAGGCCAGAAGTTAAAATTGTGCATACCAAATAATATACTGCTATCTATAGAACCACTCGAAGACAATAAACAGGTGGCGAATGGATGTCTGGAGATACCAGTGAACGAGAAAGAAAGATCTGTCAGCCTCCGAGGATTAGGAATCAAAGGATTCCACGAAAAATGGTACCAATTACAATACCTTCCGTTAGTTTCTTTGGACCTTGCGAACAACGAGATCACAGAAATCACCAAGGAACTACTGAACGATCTTCCCGAGGATCTGATTTATGTGAATCTGATGGGTAACAGGATCAGAGGTATCTGGAACCAGGTGATCGAAAACAAGTACCTAAAGATACTGAATCTTCGAAACAATCTCATAGACAAAGTGGAGGATGATGCTTTCGCGAAAACCAATTTGACTACCCTGTTTCTTAATGGAAATCAGCTGGAAAACCTTTCGTTCGCTTCTAGTTTGCCCGATACTTTGACAGAGCTGATATTAGCGGCAAACCAGATCTCTGCCATTCCTGACGCGGCTTTCTCGAATCTGCCTCGGCTGGTCTACCTAAACCTGGCTAACAACAAGATTAAGAAACTGCAGAACAACGTATTTAAAGGATTGGATTCGTTGCAGGTGTTGATTATTACTAAAAACAGCCTGACAGATATCGAACGTCAGGCGTTCTCCGATTTGAAACAGTTGACTACTCTTTATCTTCATCGAAATAGTCTGGCAGAGCTTGAGAAGGGTACGTTCTCGGAATTGGAGAGTCTGAAAGACTTGAACCTGGCTTGGAATAAACTGGGTAAGATCACTGCCGACACTTTTGCGGATCTACCTCAGACTTTGGACTTCCTTCACATCGATTTCAACGAAATAAACAGCCTAGAAACGGCTAGCTTCGTCAATGTTCCCAGATTTACGTTGTCTCTCACTGGAAATAAAATCTCGAGTATCCCAAAAGGAACCTTCGATCTACCTACTCTCAGAGATTTGCATCTGAGTAACAATACCTTGACGACTATCGATGGCGACAGTTACGAAGGTCTGCCTCAATTGAAACGCCTTTGGTTAAATGAGAATCAAATCAACGAAATACCGAAAGGTTCCTGCAAGAATTTAGGAAGTTTGAGTATTCTGGATATTTCGAAGAATCCGCTGCAGACGCTACAAAACGGCGCTCTTTATGGACTGAGTTTGGTTAGAGGGAACTTCTTGTATATCTACAATAACCAACTGAAGGAACTGCAGGGTGGAGTTTTCGAAGATATTTAAGCAGATACAACGACTCGTGCACTTACTTACGTtcgtttttatcatttatatagaTTTAACATATACGAAGATATTAGGTTTGggatattatttttcttcgttgagGCGAAAGAATTCTTTGCCTcgaatcgtttctttttttttctgatAGTTTCTGATAGTCGGTAGTTTCGAGTATTTCTATCGAGTTTCTGATATCTATGTTATCGATGGTTCGCAATCGAAAATAGCTTTATGTATTTGTAACTATCGGAATGTGATATGAATGTTTCCTTAGAACACCTTCCTTAGAATCCTGAGAACACCTTCCTTAGAATCCTTAGAACAGGAAAGTGTGTAAAAGAAATAAACGAATAGAAGAATACGAATGTCGTattatttgcaaataaatttcCCTCCATGCGTTCTAGAAACCTCCTGTAACCTAAATTCTTTCCATTTTGTAACTCGAAAGTAAGCGAAATGCTTTTAAtcaaaagcttgaaaatttagGAAAAAAAACGTAAAGCAAATTAAGAAATAAGATAATTCAGAGAAACATTGAAATAGGAAAATGAAGCAGAAATTACTATCAATAATAGCGATCTCAAATTAGCAATAAGATTTATATACTGGAAGAATTCAATATTCCAAGAATTCGCAGAAAATTCAATATTCATACAAACTAAATACGTACACAAATACACAATACAAAGAAAATATTCAACTAAAAGATTCAACATTTTTAACCACTTACAATTTTCTATTAGTAATGTACAATAATATTGGACTTTTCTATTTTAACGATTGCCAACTGTTACTAATTATTTTGTTCGTGTTTAAACGACACTCGAAAATATTTAGATCGCTCTCTGGGTAACTTAGAAAAATacgatgtaaataaataatttacactCTTATTTTTATCGCCTTTGTTTCTCTGCAGAAATACGAAAATATCCTTTTGTCTCGTCCTATGGCTGTAGCAGATATTAAGATGCATTAAAGCAGGTCTGACTTGTGACCTTGAAGTTACCTTGAATACGTAGAATGGTACGTGAATATACTATTTATCTATCGGCAGTGATATATAATCTAAAACGAGCGATCgtgatattttttcatttattgaaTTCGATTAAGATGCCTGCCGACAGCAAATTACTATATTGGAATGACGAATCGAGCAAATTCAGATATACTACCGTCATTCTAAAAATAACTGAGAAAATGCACAACCACCCATGATTGCACATTTTATCACCGGCGATGGATTTATCGATCATTTTGAGTATTCGTTACGATAGGATCTACTGAGttgattggcaactaagtgattgcgggttttgtcattaggtggtattgacaaaatccgcagtcacttagttgccaactcaatagacCATATAAATTAGTTATGATACATTTTATCACCGGCAATGGATTTATCGATCATTTTGAGTATTCGTTACGATAGGATCTACTGAGttgattggcaactaagtgattgcgggttttgtcattaggtggtattgacaaaatccgcagtcacttagttaccaactcAATAGATCATATAAATTAGTTATGATACATTTTATCACCGGCAATGGATTTATCGATCATTTTGAGTATTCGTTACGATAGGATCTACTGAGttgattggcaactaagtgattgcgggttttgtcattaggtggtattgacaaaatccgcagtcacttagttaccaactcAATAGATCATATAAATTAGTTATGATACATTTTATCACCGGCAATGGATTTATCGATCATTTTGAGTATTCGTTACGATAGGATCTACTGAGttgattggcaactaagtgattgcgggttttgtcattaggtggtattgacaaaatccgcagtcacttagttgccaactcaatagatCATATAAATTAGTTATGATACACGTTATTCGAATAATGGAATTTTTTTTCATGTACACCACTGATCTTAAGTATCTTTAGTGATTTTAAGTAGGATAGTTATTCGTCACGTTTGTAGAAACACTCGaccaaattttatttcgtttagtacTTCAAGTTACGGAATACACATAACGCGAATGAAATAACACGTTTCGTCATAAAATACGATAatgagaaatagaaaatagaaataattagaattagaaaataaaggGGGGCAACaagattttcataaaaatgtaacaatagCGTCAACAATATTTGTCACAAGGGACTGAACCTACTGTTTCTTTAATTGGTGCTCCGATAATCGAGATTCTCTTGCATTAGAATGTAATCGGTATActgtgaaaaatatataaaggtagaaaaatatataacaaaatacataGGACTTAAATACAAAAGTTTACGAAACATCCAAGATACTGTATTTCTTAGAAATTTAGAGAATAAAATAGATCTGCGCGTCTACGTTCCGTATTTTTAGCTATGTGCATAACCATATGAATTTGCTTAAACGTCCACAGTAAATTGATCATAATTTTgaattcatttttgtatttctcgAAGAGACGTCTATTACAAAATAAGTCGCAAGTATTAAACAAATACTCGATACTTATCAAATTCAGCTAATTGTACCACAAAgtctaatttcttccttttttataatACACGATTTAAAAACACATATCTGTACTTTGAAACACTGCAAGCATAAaacaattacaaaaattgtatttcgAACGACAATTAAGGACTATACTGCAACAAAGAGGATTTATCATCGTACAATCGCGAAAGAATGAATTCTCTTATAGCGTCTACGTTCGCAGAAAGCCAAATCAGATCATGATTAAAACATCTTTCGGTATCATTAGAGACACTCGCGAGATACTCAGGCGTTCCGATTCCGGTAGGACGCCCATTTCAATGGGAAAACCTAATTCAACGATACAGGAACGAAAGAAAACTCCATACGCAGTGTGGTGTAACATCGCATCGTAGCAACACGCTGGCGATTAGATTTACAAACAATAGAGCTTATAACCGTTGAAAAGCGAACGATAGAAACCGCTATGTACAATAATAAATTCCACCTAATTGCGTGTAAGAAAATTCCATTAAAGGCGGAGCGGTCTGATTGTCGCACCTTCTTCGTCTAATGGCGATTAAAGGTTTTCAAGTTCGGTGTACGTGTTTGCCCGTGAAAGGCGACCATCCAATATGGTCGCGGTAATTTTCATAAACTGGTTGCTCGGTGCTGTTCTTCGCTTTCTCCCGAACGGCTATGCGCTATATAAGTACGCGGATAGACGTATAATGCACGCGGTATAAAATGATGCCTGTGGTTTACGACCGGCTGGCCTTGACTTTTACGAGAACCTTGGAAAGCTCAGGTGCGACCGGATTTTGAGGAAAATCGACACGCTTCAAGATCGTTTTCATCCTACCGCTAAACGATCCTCTGGGAATAGGGACAGCACGTTGCAAATTTATGTAATTCTTTGGAATCGAATGGAAACCTCGAACAACGATCTAACGCGTGTTTAACACGTTTTGGGAGAAAACAGTTTTTAAGTCACACCGCGTGACGTACGTTTCGAACACCTAGCGCGATTCTTGCGTTTCACATTCGTCTTCCGACGAGATATTCGCAACGTGTGTGTCCTTGATCGATCGTCAGGGATTCTAAAAGTATTTTGACTTTACTTTGGTATTAATTCGACTTTAACTAAGGCGAGGTATAAGACCTTCGTTTGGTGTTTCCATGCGATCAATATGGTCGTGATTAGCGTTAGCCTACAGGAGAGGCATGTGGAAACATGATTCTTGCTCGAAACGAGACAAATGTACGAAATCtgtcgatttttctttcttttttaacttgctgaaaatataataatctaaCGAAGGTATAGAATGTTGCTATTATAACTTTCAAGTTACTTTTCGTGTTCGACACTAAAATTAGCGGACTGGTTAAAGCGTCCGCTATGAGATCTCTTgtttttacaattattaaaagtatgaaaatgtatttttgaCGATATTGTTGTATACTTTTACCGAGATAAAAGTATAATTACATAACCATATTGCTTTAATTCTAATCAACTATGTATAATATATCCAAATTCAAATTAAAGATTAGGAACTCTAGAGTTAAGAATGACATTGGTAGGATCTCTCACTTATGTTAATAGAGATTTATGCTAATTGTGTATCTTTCCCACACGTGTACTTTTCAGAAGTATCGTTCGCGTGTCTCAAAATGAAAAATCCCATTCcattaaaagttaataaaagaTGTTCGCATTAATCTAGAAGTGAGATTACATCATGTAGAATGTAAAAGCAGTAAAATGATCAAAACCATTCTATAATTGAAGCAATAATTCCAGCGTTGGAGCATAAAAGTCATCTGAACAAAACACCCAAACGTAATAGAGTAATCAACCAACATTTGATTTATAACATTCATTTGCAAGAAACTCGctccttttattattataatattatattattgtaatttgtGGCTTGTAAAACACCGGTTCAATCGCAGCAGAAACTGTCGCAGGAAGTACCATGGTAtcattctaattattattacgatttctGATGAATCAGCAACAATACCATAGAAACTTCACTTCAAACAGTTGCCATAAACTTCTACGCGGAAGACAATAGACTCAGACAATAAGACGCGTAATAAGTCTGAGTCACGACAGCCTGGAAATCCTTGATCTTCCATCCGTCATTTCGATAGTTACTCACGAAGAAAGAgaagcaagaaaaaaagaaggcgaGAAAAGAAACGACTTTCGTGAAACCATCGAGGTCGTTTGCGAGGGTGTCGCTCCCATCGTGATTTTTTGAACACCGACAAAGAAGCAACGCATTCTCACATACCAGCTGGTTCTCGTTCCGTGGCGAAGGTCCCGAGCAATTTCGTGGCACCGTATACCCGTGTTCTCCACTTCCGGTTTAGCCAACGGTACCTTGTAGGGTTATCGAACGTGCGTCTGCCAGGACTACCGTCTGACATCTCTGTGAACaggtacattataacgttacgtgTGTGTACAGAAATCGACGAGCATGTTGTGGATAGTCGGCGGTATAGTTCGTCGAACAAACGTAAAAATCGTATGAAATATAGAGATAAGTCCATTAAAAGTCCATTTTCACAGGCTCTTTCGATTTTAACGTCCTTTAAAATAGAGTACTTAGCATCTGTTAAGAAACAAGCAACGAGGTAATGTGCGCAGCTTGCGCCTGAACAGAACCTTATTACGAAACGAATAGAGTAAGTTAAGTCAGAAAACGAGTTTCGAAGGCAAGTTCCAAAAATCAAGTTATAAAATCTTAAAGTATTGGAATAATAGATACATCGGAGAAACCCATTGCACACGTCGCAGACACGAggagaatttttataatttgaaaagaaTTGTTTATTACAGTAGGATCTGAATGGAGGAAGGAATAGAAGGGAAGAATGCATCGAGGAAATTCTTGCAACTCCTTTTTGCAAGTACAATGTGCATCGAGTAGAGCTCAATAATGCAAGTTGACTGAAAGGAAATTGTAAGGGAAATATTGCATTGTAACGCAACTTTGAGTATCAATAGCTTCGTATAGCATGGGAAATAGTATGACAAATTCCAAAAAGCTCAGGATCTACGAACGATTGATAAGTTGACGAGATTGTTTACTAAATCGAAAATACTCCTAATgtttcgatcgatatttttatgatattcgGTAAGACAGAAAAAGTACAAAGACCAGAGACGAAAATCAGATATAAAATGTCTCTCCTGCTTAAACatctttttgtttattttaaatcTACGAATGAGATTGTTTTACTATTTTAGCATTGCACTTCTACGAGATTAAAAAACAATgtgatctatatatatatatatatatatcatgttcTTCCTCAATAATCTTCGCGTCTTAACGAGAGTTACGCAATCGAACGATATCGTCTACGCGTTAAAATTACTACATCAACGTCATTGGATTTGATGAATGGTTTCGAATATTCTCATGTCATTGAGTAATATAATTTTGGTAATTTCCGATTGCTTCCCCAATGGGTTTCTATATGATTCAACAGGTGTTGAAGACGACTGGTTTAATGACTATACCATGGAAggatataattgtataatacgaTGTGGTTAGGTAGTTATGTAAATTAGGAAGAAATTTAGGTCTATTGAATTAATTGATCGAAGAGCTTCGAAGAGATTTTGGAAATATCATCGAGCCTCTCtgttgaaatttttgaaatattttacagtAAAACGTTTGATTTGTGCTaaaaaaattcacgcgtttttTTCCATGTATTTTCGTACAATGATAAAAgtagaaaagtaaaaaagaaattaataacgtAGAAATCGATCTTTGTGCTACATGAAAAGTTGTCATTCTTTTCAAACATCGCTATGTCGAGAGGAAAAATTATATTGTCAGTACTTGATCAATCACTCGCATCTTCAAAAAAATCGGTGAACAGTAAAATTTATAGCTGGCATTGCGAATGATGAATTTCATAcagtaataacaataaaaaacgGACAAAACATCCAATGTATGAACAGATAGAggtaaaaagaagagaaagaaactaAGCTTTGATGGACTTTCTAGTCTCCAGCTGAGATCCATCGAATGCCGATCGTCACGATCATTCTGATTATTACCTAAGGTGTTTAACACTCTAAAACATCGATGTAACTTCACTTTTGCATACAATAGATACTTTGTGTAGGATGTCATATGTTTTTAACGCTTTAATAGCAACTATTGAGCGCCGTAAAAGTTCCTAAAATACAAACTGTTTTAATATGCAAATGTAGTCTTTGAGCGTTCGATGACATAAGTCCAACGAAAGGACATAAAATGCAAGTGAATGGTACAGAGATGCAAAGATAAAGTTAATATACATAcgtgaataaaatatatacaacatTTTTGTAACTGaattctataacaataaatttaattacgtaaaggaaaattaattaaaatttatttaaattccctTGGCATCCTTTATGTTTTATGAAACTAATCTGTAACGCGTGTAGGTTTCTGGGTAAAGTTAATTACGTGTAAATAAtctaataaatcaaataaactaattttaattacgtacaaataaaattaatttcaatccaTTTAAATTGAGAATTTTTCCATTCTGCTATGAAGGTAGGTAACGCGTGATACGTTTTTAGATAAAATCAGTTAATAAGCTAATAACTCAAATTTAATTGCTACCTAAATAAATTGATTATTGGTGAATATCTTTATATTCTATCATATATAAGAAAAAACTTGTGACACATCGCTACTGGCTAGTTTTTAGATAAAGCAGCCGATTGATAATATGTTAATGCATCTACATGTAAATCGATTTTATAACCAGCATACCTCGAATGTGTAGATAACGTTGCAAAAAATTGGGCGGAAGTATAACGTCGGAATTAAGTAGGTCACCGAACTCGACCAGAgcgggaaagaaaaaagaaaaaagaaaaggatgcCATCGAATCTCGAACGAACGTTAACCGGAGAAAATGTATAACTGCAGAGGAGAAAGGTCCAAAAGCCGGGTTCATTGGCCTTCCTCTTCTTCCGAAGGTGCGCATGTGATGTCCATAAAACACCTTTTTAGTGTGCCTAACGCTCCAGTCCATTTAATGCGATCACGtgaaatgaacaaaaaaaaaaaaaaaaaaaaaatgataaatatttcacgaaGACATATCGAGGATAGAGAGTCGGATTTTGATTCACAGCCAGAAAGTGGTTCTATGTCGGTACTTTCAACTATAGTGATCGATGAATCGAGAAAGCTGACATGATCTTCAAGGTTTTCACATAACTTGATAGTATTTTGATATTAAGCCTTGATATGCTTGGTATATAAGCTTCAATATgtataacttttatatttctgtaaaatcaaattgaaattatt comes from Bombus terrestris chromosome 7, iyBomTerr1.2, whole genome shotgun sequence and encodes:
- the LOC100650242 gene encoding leucine-rich repeat-containing protein 15, which translates into the protein MFLLLCLPLVLATPLNPTLEGYNLELVDGILKDVQFRDKLIDELDLSGLGILRLEKNAFDNVPSLKSLNLANNSLESLPQFMFSNLTNLEYLSLAQNNLTSLENLFIRLEKLQVLNISCNPIIHLRRGHLFGLTKSTSILTEGNVLWSISTGTFTNSFLKDDEELKYLEKVKAEEYIEQPNDGIEKEIEKATDSNVLKDFAPSTKSSIKKGQKLKLCIPNNILLSIEPLEDNKQVANGCLEIPVNEKERSVSLRGLGIKGFHEKWYQLQYLPLVSLDLANNEITEITKELLNDLPEDLIYVNLMGNRIRGIWNQVIENKYLKILNLRNNLIDKVEDDAFAKTNLTTLFLNGNQLENLSFASSLPDTLTELILAANQISAIPDAAFSNLPRLVYLNLANNKIKKLQNNVFKGLDSLQVLIITKNSLTDIERQAFSDLKQLTTLYLHRNSLAELEKGTFSELESLKDLNLAWNKLGKITADTFADLPQTLDFLHIDFNEINSLETASFVNVPRFTLSLTGNKISSIPKGTFDLPTLRDLHLSNNTLTTIDGDSYEGLPQLKRLWLNENQINEIPKGSCKNLGSLSILDISKNPLQTLQNGALYGLSLVRGNFLYIYNNQLKELQGGVFEDI